A window from Herbaspirillum sp. meg3 encodes these proteins:
- a CDS encoding efflux RND transporter periplasmic adaptor subunit, with protein sequence MGLNKKYLRVALSGAALAALTALTACSKPAPTPSVTPKVASFTVRTAEHDSASYTGVVHARTESNLGFRVPGKIVERLVDPGQNVKRGQPLFKLDAIDYTLAQNAARAAVIAAEARDVQARADEVRLRNLLSSGAVSKQAYEQSKALADSSKAQLDAERARANQVEHQADYSMLRADADGVVMDVLADAGQVVNAGQTIVRLAQKGAREAVVSIPENALNQARRQATANLYTDDSEKFSAKLRELSAMADPLTRTYQARYVLSGKGEQAPLGATVTVRLTGDAASSQTQVPVGALIDKGHGASVWMIEKQSQTVRLVPVTVSQLGEEFATISAGLKAGDVIVAYGVHLLKAGDKVSLVSATEAGGAS encoded by the coding sequence ATGGGCTTGAACAAGAAATACCTGAGAGTCGCACTGTCCGGTGCTGCTCTTGCCGCACTGACAGCACTGACGGCGTGCAGCAAGCCGGCACCGACGCCATCCGTCACACCGAAGGTCGCATCCTTTACCGTCCGAACCGCAGAGCACGATTCTGCCAGCTACACCGGCGTGGTACATGCGCGTACGGAAAGCAATCTGGGTTTCCGGGTGCCGGGCAAGATCGTGGAAAGACTGGTCGATCCCGGTCAGAACGTAAAACGCGGGCAGCCGCTGTTCAAGCTCGATGCCATCGACTACACCCTGGCGCAAAATGCCGCACGCGCCGCCGTGATCGCTGCCGAGGCACGCGATGTTCAGGCGCGCGCGGACGAAGTTCGCCTGCGCAATCTGCTGAGCTCGGGCGCGGTCTCCAAACAAGCCTACGAACAAAGCAAGGCACTTGCCGACTCTTCCAAAGCACAACTCGACGCAGAACGCGCCCGCGCCAATCAGGTTGAACATCAAGCCGACTACTCCATGCTGCGCGCCGATGCCGACGGCGTCGTCATGGACGTGCTTGCCGATGCCGGACAAGTCGTCAATGCCGGACAAACCATTGTGCGACTCGCGCAAAAAGGCGCTCGCGAAGCCGTGGTGAGCATTCCTGAAAATGCGCTGAATCAGGCGCGCCGCCAGGCCACGGCCAATCTCTATACCGACGACAGCGAAAAATTCTCGGCCAAATTGCGCGAACTGTCTGCCATGGCCGACCCGCTGACCCGCACTTATCAGGCGCGCTATGTCTTGTCCGGCAAGGGCGAGCAGGCACCGCTCGGGGCAACGGTCACCGTCAGACTCACCGGCGATGCGGCCTCCTCACAAACACAGGTTCCCGTAGGCGCCTTAATCGACAAGGGACATGGCGCCAGCGTCTGGATGATCGAAAAACAAAGCCAGACCGTCAGGCTCGTCCCCGTCACGGTCTCTCAGTTGGGTGAAGAGTTCGCAACGATCAGTGCAGGCTTGAAAGCCGGCGATGTCATCGTCGCTTACGGCGTGCATCTGCTCAAGGCCGGCGACAAGGTTTCTCTCGTATCTGCTACCGAAGCCGGCGGTGCATCAT
- a CDS encoding MarR family winged helix-turn-helix transcriptional regulator, whose product MDTIPKLVDCNLFATKQAARFVTQLYERHLAAVNVTSSQVTIFAVIDNLPGITMTELAKAVVMERTSLVRAIQPLNRDGYVLQKSEPGSKKITLYLSKSGTQKYRDALPHWDAAQKEYESMVGEERARMLRHELMAITQR is encoded by the coding sequence ATGGACACTATTCCAAAACTTGTGGATTGCAATTTATTCGCGACCAAACAAGCTGCGCGGTTTGTCACGCAGCTCTATGAGCGTCATCTGGCGGCAGTCAATGTCACCAGCTCGCAAGTGACGATTTTTGCAGTGATTGACAATCTGCCCGGCATCACCATGACGGAGCTGGCGAAAGCGGTTGTGATGGAGAGAACCAGCCTTGTCCGCGCCATCCAGCCCTTGAACCGGGACGGATATGTGCTTCAGAAGTCGGAGCCTGGATCCAAGAAGATCACCTTGTATTTATCGAAGTCCGGCACACAGAAGTATCGCGATGCGCTCCCACACTGGGATGCAGCGCAGAAGGAATATGAATCCATGGTCGGCGAAGAACGCGCCAGGATGTTGCGGCACGAGCTGATGGCGATTACACAGCGCTGA
- a CDS encoding TetR/AcrR family transcriptional regulator, with protein sequence MSIFGKLSFKDQAFKLRENAILDAATSVLGSKGYDLMTMDDVAGAVGISKPSLYKHFKSKEELVGEALIRLIDGAVDYLAQLDENLTPKGKLMTLLEWALRVRLDGGLPFLPSTSAHVREMLMRNLKYVTRVLKLNGQIEKLVLAAQKNGELNNSLPSDVILFSYYARTCDPAVEYLQQFSKMKSDDIVRHMLQVSFDGFAPAA encoded by the coding sequence ATGAGTATCTTTGGCAAACTAAGCTTCAAGGACCAGGCCTTCAAGCTGCGCGAGAATGCAATCCTGGATGCTGCGACCTCCGTGCTGGGCAGCAAGGGTTATGACTTGATGACGATGGACGATGTCGCGGGGGCGGTCGGTATTTCCAAGCCGAGCCTGTACAAACATTTCAAATCGAAGGAAGAGTTGGTCGGCGAGGCATTGATCCGCCTGATTGATGGCGCCGTCGACTATCTGGCACAACTCGATGAGAATTTGACGCCCAAGGGAAAACTGATGACCTTGCTGGAATGGGCCTTGCGTGTGCGCCTGGATGGAGGCCTGCCTTTCCTGCCGTCAACCAGCGCACATGTGCGCGAGATGCTGATGCGCAATCTCAAGTACGTCACGCGTGTACTCAAGCTCAACGGCCAGATTGAGAAGCTGGTACTGGCCGCACAAAAGAACGGTGAACTCAACAACTCTCTGCCGAGCGATGTCATCCTGTTCAGCTACTATGCGCGCACCTGCGACCCGGCGGTAGAGTATTTGCAGCAGTTCAGCAAGATGAAGAGCGACGATATCGTGCGCCACATGCTGCAGGTCTCATTTGATGGCTTTGCGCCTGCGGCATGA
- a CDS encoding NAD(P)/FAD-dependent oxidoreductase, which produces MTQQRQKIAVIGAGISGLASAYFLARAHDVVLFEAGSYAGGHTNTVDITLEGKTFPVDTGFLVFNEATYPNLIALLDELAVASYATDMSFGVSIDDGRFEWAGTNLDTVFAQRGRLMSPSFLGMLKDILRFNRAAQSNLKASLATPMTLGKLLAVGGYGAMFRDAYLLPMAAAIWSSSPADILQFPASTFLRFCLNHGLLQIANRPKWRTVQGGAREYVKKILLTLPEVRLHSCVQQVFKRGKTLCVRTEKGEEEYDAVVFATHAPQTLRMLADATFEERRLLSAARYQANTAYLHTDLQLMPRQRKVWSSWNYLGGVSAGGQRSVCVSYWLNQLQALPCRTDVMVTLNPTTPPAAGSVIAEFDYEHPVFDQAAISAQQMLKDMQGKRGIWFAGAWTGYGFHEDGLKSALRVAADFNVAPAWAKVTT; this is translated from the coding sequence ATGACGCAACAACGGCAAAAAATAGCGGTAATCGGAGCGGGCATCTCAGGCCTGGCCAGCGCCTATTTTCTTGCGCGAGCACACGACGTTGTCCTGTTCGAAGCGGGCTCCTACGCGGGCGGGCACACCAACACGGTGGATATCACGCTCGAAGGCAAAACCTTTCCGGTCGACACCGGATTCCTGGTGTTCAATGAAGCAACGTATCCCAACCTGATCGCCTTGCTGGACGAACTTGCCGTTGCCAGCTACGCGACGGACATGTCGTTTGGCGTGTCCATCGACGATGGCCGATTTGAATGGGCCGGCACGAATCTGGATACCGTCTTCGCGCAGCGCGGGCGATTGATGTCGCCTTCCTTTTTAGGCATGCTGAAAGATATCTTGCGGTTCAATCGAGCGGCGCAGAGCAATCTGAAGGCTAGTCTTGCGACGCCGATGACATTGGGAAAGTTGCTGGCTGTCGGCGGTTATGGCGCCATGTTTCGCGATGCCTATCTGTTACCCATGGCTGCGGCGATCTGGTCGAGTTCTCCCGCTGACATCCTGCAATTTCCGGCAAGTACTTTTCTGCGGTTTTGCCTCAATCACGGTCTGCTGCAAATCGCCAATCGCCCCAAGTGGCGAACGGTGCAAGGCGGCGCGCGCGAGTACGTGAAGAAGATTCTCCTCACCTTGCCCGAGGTTCGTCTTCATAGCTGCGTTCAACAGGTATTCAAGCGCGGTAAAACACTCTGCGTGCGCACGGAGAAAGGTGAAGAGGAATATGACGCCGTCGTCTTCGCTACGCACGCCCCACAAACCTTGCGCATGCTGGCCGATGCGACCTTTGAAGAGCGACGCTTGCTCAGCGCCGCGCGCTATCAGGCCAATACCGCCTACTTGCATACAGACCTTCAGTTGATGCCGCGTCAACGCAAGGTATGGTCTTCCTGGAATTATCTGGGTGGCGTCTCAGCCGGCGGCCAGCGTTCCGTATGCGTGAGCTACTGGCTCAATCAATTGCAGGCGCTGCCATGCCGCACAGATGTGATGGTGACGCTCAACCCCACTACACCGCCGGCTGCAGGGAGCGTGATCGCGGAGTTCGACTACGAACATCCGGTATTTGACCAAGCGGCGATCTCTGCCCAGCAAATGCTTAAGGATATGCAAGGTAAGCGCGGTATCTGGTTTGCCGGTGCATGGACCGGTTATGGATTTCATGAAGACGGCCTGAAGTCGGCTTTGCGCGTGGCCGCTGATTTCAATGTCGCTCCTGCATGGGCCAAGGTGACGACGTGA
- a CDS encoding DUF1365 domain-containing protein translates to MGQGDDVNMPAYLIRGQVMHERVRPVHHRFVYPVFCLRLNLARLRETGNFWFGVNRFRLMSLRTRDYGPRDGSDLDSWMRAQLKAADLPHDGEIWLQTFPRLFGFVFNPVSFWYCHDSSGALRAVMAEVNNTFGETHRYLLAEHSGKEITADSRLVCAKAMHVSPFCEVRGSYRFRFRDTNLTTLVGIDYHDAPASGNTKVEKDGVLMHTTVGGRLQALTARTALRALLTQPLLTFGIVAKIHWQAWKLWRKRVPFFRKPDRATDSAAATANFKKEISS, encoded by the coding sequence ATGGGCCAAGGTGACGACGTGAACATGCCGGCGTATCTGATCCGGGGTCAGGTCATGCATGAACGCGTGCGTCCCGTGCATCATCGCTTTGTGTACCCGGTGTTTTGTCTTCGCTTGAATCTGGCACGCCTGCGTGAAACCGGTAATTTCTGGTTCGGTGTAAATCGATTTCGTCTGATGTCGTTGCGTACGCGCGACTATGGTCCGCGTGATGGCAGTGACCTGGACAGCTGGATGCGGGCGCAACTCAAGGCTGCCGATTTACCGCACGACGGCGAGATCTGGTTACAAACATTTCCACGCCTGTTCGGGTTCGTGTTCAATCCGGTGAGCTTCTGGTATTGCCATGACAGCAGCGGTGCGCTGCGGGCGGTGATGGCCGAGGTCAACAATACCTTCGGCGAAACGCATCGGTATTTATTGGCTGAACACAGCGGCAAGGAAATCACTGCCGATTCCCGTCTTGTATGCGCCAAGGCCATGCATGTCTCCCCGTTTTGCGAGGTCAGGGGCAGCTACCGTTTTCGGTTTCGCGACACGAATCTGACGACGCTGGTCGGCATCGACTATCACGATGCACCTGCATCCGGAAATACAAAAGTGGAGAAAGACGGTGTCTTGATGCATACCACCGTCGGGGGCCGCTTACAGGCGCTGACTGCGCGCACGGCTTTGCGTGCCTTGCTGACGCAGCCGCTGCTGACCTTCGGCATCGTCGCAAAAATTCACTGGCAAGCCTGGAAGCTTTGGCGTAAGCGCGTGCCGTTCTTTCGCAAACCTGATCGTGCAACGGATAGCGCGGCCGCGACCGCCAATTTCAAGAAGGAGATTTCATCGTGA
- a CDS encoding cyclopropane-fatty-acyl-phospholipid synthase family protein, with product MNHSSGASATASPPTGAPPATRLFLRLLNCLAHGHLQLTTPHGNTLTFGDLHQPPSAQIHINDWRACARILQAGDIGFAESYAAGWIDTPDLAALLRLCLRNQAELDRVMFGGKLVGLWYRLRHWMRSNTREGSRKNIHAHYDIGNDFYRLWLDNSWTYSSAIFAGDHAQSLEAAQARKYQRIVDQLGLKAGDRVLEIGCGWGGFAEHAAQQGIHVHGVTISPSQLQIAQQRVAGRGLGQLATLELCDYRDLGGSYDAVVSIEMFEAVGERYWPEYFNTVSARLKRGGKALIQSITIAEQYFERYRSSSDFIRQYIFPGGMLPSPERFCDKASKAGLVTLDQYRFGADYAETLRRWNSAFQQQREAVTAQGFDERFMRLWQLYFAYCEVGFDEERTDVIQFLLRKD from the coding sequence ATGAACCATTCGTCCGGAGCGTCCGCTACGGCGTCGCCCCCAACCGGCGCACCGCCTGCGACACGCCTGTTTCTGCGTCTGCTCAATTGCCTGGCTCACGGGCATCTGCAACTGACGACGCCGCATGGCAACACGCTGACTTTCGGCGACTTGCATCAGCCGCCGAGCGCGCAAATCCACATCAACGACTGGCGAGCCTGCGCGCGCATCCTGCAAGCCGGCGACATCGGCTTTGCTGAAAGCTATGCCGCGGGATGGATCGACACGCCGGATCTGGCCGCGCTGCTGCGCCTGTGCCTGCGCAATCAGGCTGAGCTGGATCGCGTGATGTTCGGTGGCAAGCTGGTCGGACTGTGGTACCGCCTGCGTCACTGGATGCGTTCCAACACACGCGAGGGCAGCCGCAAGAATATCCATGCGCACTACGACATCGGCAATGATTTCTATCGACTGTGGCTGGACAACAGTTGGACCTACTCAAGTGCGATCTTCGCCGGCGACCATGCGCAAAGCCTGGAAGCAGCGCAAGCGCGCAAGTATCAACGTATCGTCGATCAACTGGGGCTGAAAGCCGGTGATCGCGTGCTCGAGATCGGTTGTGGTTGGGGCGGTTTCGCCGAACACGCGGCGCAGCAGGGTATCCACGTACACGGCGTGACGATCTCGCCGTCGCAACTGCAGATTGCACAACAGCGCGTCGCCGGACGCGGGCTCGGCCAGCTCGCAACATTGGAATTGTGCGACTACCGTGATCTCGGCGGCAGTTATGACGCGGTGGTCTCGATCGAAATGTTCGAGGCCGTCGGCGAACGCTACTGGCCGGAGTATTTTAATACCGTTTCGGCACGGCTCAAGCGCGGCGGCAAAGCGCTGATTCAGTCGATCACGATTGCCGAGCAGTATTTTGAGCGCTACCGCAGCAGCTCGGATTTCATCCGTCAATACATTTTCCCCGGAGGCATGCTGCCGAGTCCGGAACGTTTCTGCGATAAAGCGTCCAAGGCCGGTCTTGTGACGCTGGATCAGTATCGCTTCGGTGCCGATTATGCTGAAACGCTGCGGCGCTGGAACAGCGCCTTCCAGCAGCAGCGCGAGGCAGTCACCGCGCAAGGATTCGACGAGCGCTTCATGCGTTTGTGGCAGTTGTATTTCGCCTATTGTGAAGTCGGCTTCGATGAGGAGCGTACTGATGTCATCCAGTTCCTGCTGCGGAAAGACTAA
- a CDS encoding chalcone isomerase family protein codes for MSSSSCCGKTKKARYAHVLRVSVGVCCLLAGLSLTQFAAAAGWRADVPQARLQGEADFRWFGFKVYHAALWSTGASFDPAQPFALELTYQRSIGRARIARTSIDEIRRLFGDRYSEQQLQRWEAEMNAAFTDVEEGDQLTGVYLPGIGCRFYNSKQLLAEVRDVEFAQAFFAIWLDPRSRDAQLRRRLLGASP; via the coding sequence ATGTCATCCAGTTCCTGCTGCGGAAAGACTAAGAAGGCAAGATATGCGCATGTGCTGCGCGTCTCGGTTGGAGTCTGCTGCCTGCTGGCCGGACTGTCGCTGACGCAATTCGCCGCCGCAGCAGGATGGCGCGCGGATGTGCCGCAGGCGCGTCTGCAGGGCGAGGCCGACTTTCGCTGGTTCGGGTTCAAGGTTTATCACGCGGCGTTATGGAGCACAGGCGCATCCTTCGATCCGGCTCAGCCATTTGCGCTGGAGTTGACTTATCAGCGCAGTATCGGCCGCGCGCGCATTGCCCGCACCAGCATCGACGAAATACGCCGTCTGTTTGGCGATCGTTACAGCGAGCAGCAATTGCAGCGCTGGGAAGCCGAGATGAATGCCGCTTTCACCGATGTGGAAGAAGGTGATCAGCTCACGGGTGTGTATCTGCCCGGCATCGGTTGCCGTTTCTACAACAGCAAACAATTGCTGGCAGAAGTGCGTGATGTCGAATTTGCACAGGCATTTTTTGCCATCTGGCTTGATCCGCGCAGCAGGGATGCGCAGCTGCGTCGACGCTTGCTTGGCGCATCGCCATGA
- a CDS encoding MFS transporter — MSGTMRGANRLSYAAYGLLGLPLAMSALPIYIQAPAYYTGHLGLALAGTGWVLFLSRLVDTLQDPWLGRCIDRLHGMRLKVWLMAAALLLALAFFGLWLPPTAVRGSSAVLLAWLGAMLIVTYTAHSMLNIAYLAWGARLSQRDEGLLGASALRELAGLAGAVVASVAPVYIFAGGGSVESPLSMYALGFAICLAIALAALLLLAPPWNREGDVTLGWREVLTRMQSNRSFRRLLLPYFFNAVSVAIPATLALFFINDRLQASQYAGAFLALYFLSTAFGLPLWVALAKRLGVLQAWRLGMLLAIVAFGGAALLQAGDVWLYASICIAAGLALGADLALPPVLLAGVIGKNESPAAYYGVWTLLAKLALAVSGLALPLLAVLGYQPGMGGIGGITALGWVYAAVPCLFKLLALLLLRSMPTFAPDHSLLETPS, encoded by the coding sequence ATGAGCGGCACAATGCGTGGCGCCAACCGCCTGAGTTATGCGGCATACGGCTTGCTGGGTTTGCCGCTGGCGATGTCGGCGTTGCCGATTTACATACAGGCGCCGGCCTATTACACCGGTCATCTTGGACTGGCGTTGGCAGGTACTGGTTGGGTGCTGTTTCTCTCGCGCCTGGTCGACACGCTGCAGGATCCGTGGCTGGGACGCTGCATTGATCGTCTGCATGGCATGCGTCTGAAGGTGTGGCTGATGGCTGCGGCGCTATTGCTGGCGCTGGCGTTCTTTGGACTGTGGTTGCCGCCGACAGCGGTGCGCGGCTCGTCCGCCGTTTTGCTGGCTTGGCTCGGGGCGATGCTGATTGTGACTTATACGGCGCACAGCATGCTTAACATTGCTTACCTCGCATGGGGGGCGCGGTTGTCGCAACGTGACGAGGGCTTGCTTGGTGCCTCGGCGCTGCGTGAGTTGGCCGGGCTGGCCGGTGCTGTGGTCGCCAGCGTTGCGCCCGTTTATATCTTCGCCGGGGGTGGTTCGGTGGAATCACCGCTGAGTATGTATGCGCTCGGATTTGCGATCTGCCTGGCCATCGCATTGGCGGCACTGCTGTTGCTAGCGCCACCGTGGAACAGGGAAGGCGATGTCACGCTCGGATGGCGTGAGGTGTTGACGCGGATGCAATCGAACCGAAGCTTTCGCCGCTTGCTGCTGCCGTATTTCTTCAATGCAGTTTCGGTGGCGATTCCGGCCACGCTGGCGCTGTTTTTCATTAACGACCGCTTGCAGGCATCGCAATACGCCGGCGCTTTTCTGGCGTTGTACTTTCTGTCGACGGCCTTCGGCCTGCCGCTCTGGGTAGCGCTTGCAAAACGATTGGGTGTGCTGCAAGCGTGGCGTTTGGGCATGCTGCTGGCGATTGTGGCATTCGGCGGAGCGGCGTTGCTGCAGGCCGGTGATGTCTGGCTGTACGCAAGCATCTGTATCGCCGCCGGCCTGGCGCTCGGTGCTGACCTGGCTCTGCCGCCCGTATTGCTTGCCGGCGTGATCGGCAAGAACGAAAGTCCGGCGGCTTACTACGGCGTGTGGACTTTGCTGGCCAAGCTGGCGCTGGCGGTCTCGGGTCTTGCTTTACCGCTGTTGGCGGTGCTCGGTTACCAGCCAGGCATGGGTGGCATTGGTGGCATCACTGCGCTGGGCTGGGTATATGCCGCTGTGCCTTGCCTTTTCAAATTGCTCGCGTTGCTGCTGCTGAGGTCGATGCCGACTTTCGCACCGGATCATTCTTTGCTGGAGACCCCGTCATGA
- a CDS encoding DUF3833 domain-containing protein has translation MKSLVTLLFVALLAACSSPDVSRYAANQPVFDPAHFFLGKTDAWGMFQKRGGEVVKRFHVEITGSNRDGKLILDERFRYDDGTTQQRVWTLVRQADGSWRGTAGDVVGEAVGEAAGNALNWRYTLLLPVDGKTYEMTMDDWMYQMDDRTMINRTAMSKFGFEVGQVTLFFRKRD, from the coding sequence ATGAAATCCCTTGTCACGCTTTTATTTGTTGCTTTACTGGCTGCCTGTTCCTCGCCGGATGTATCGCGCTATGCCGCGAATCAGCCGGTGTTCGATCCGGCACATTTTTTTCTCGGCAAGACTGACGCATGGGGCATGTTTCAGAAGCGTGGAGGCGAAGTGGTCAAACGCTTTCATGTGGAAATCACCGGCAGCAATCGCGACGGCAAACTGATTCTCGACGAACGTTTTCGTTACGACGACGGCACCACCCAGCAACGGGTATGGACGCTGGTGCGTCAAGCTGACGGCAGCTGGCGCGGTACAGCCGGGGACGTTGTAGGAGAGGCCGTCGGCGAGGCGGCGGGCAATGCGCTGAACTGGCGCTACACCTTGCTGTTGCCCGTCGACGGCAAGACCTATGAAATGACAATGGACGATTGGATGTACCAGATGGACGACCGCACCATGATCAATCGGACTGCCATGAGCAAGTTCGGATTTGAAGTCGGACAGGTGACGCTGTTCTTTCGCAAGCGGGACTAA
- a CDS encoding SDR family NAD(P)-dependent oxidoreductase, with translation MFGPMNTPVGSWKGKRIWLIGASSGIGAALAKQALAMGAKVALSARRLDALEEVAGVASNALIVPFDVLDHAAWRTRHAEICAAFGGVDLLLFCAADYRPERSWEVSDDVAEQTLKTNLVSVYSALSSVLPAMLAEGSGGIALVASVAGYMGLPNASVYGPGKAALINLAEILYSDLHAKGLSVYLINPGFVKTGLTAKNDFAMPGLQTPDAAAEKIWKGIAEGKFEIHFPYHFTRILKLIQMLPYRWRFALFQRFLRPT, from the coding sequence ATGTTCGGTCCAATGAATACCCCGGTAGGCAGCTGGAAAGGCAAGCGCATCTGGCTTATCGGCGCCTCCAGCGGCATCGGTGCTGCGTTGGCGAAACAGGCGCTGGCGATGGGTGCCAAAGTAGCCTTGTCGGCACGCCGGCTCGATGCCCTGGAGGAGGTTGCCGGCGTGGCGAGCAATGCGTTGATCGTGCCGTTCGATGTGCTCGATCATGCGGCATGGCGTACCCGTCACGCGGAGATCTGCGCTGCATTTGGCGGCGTCGATCTGCTGTTGTTCTGCGCTGCCGACTACCGTCCGGAACGTAGCTGGGAAGTCAGCGACGACGTGGCGGAACAGACCTTGAAGACCAACCTCGTCAGCGTTTACTCCGCCTTGTCCAGCGTGCTGCCTGCTATGCTGGCAGAAGGCAGTGGCGGCATCGCGCTGGTCGCCAGCGTGGCCGGCTACATGGGCTTGCCCAACGCCAGCGTCTACGGTCCCGGCAAGGCGGCATTGATCAATCTGGCGGAGATTCTCTACAGCGACCTCCATGCCAAAGGACTCAGCGTCTACCTGATCAATCCCGGCTTCGTCAAAACCGGGCTTACCGCCAAGAACGACTTCGCCATGCCTGGTTTGCAGACACCGGACGCTGCCGCGGAAAAGATCTGGAAAGGCATCGCCGAAGGCAAGTTCGAGATCCACTTTCCTTACCACTTTACGCGTATCCTCAAGCTGATTCAGATGTTGCCTTATCGTTGGCGCTTTGCGCTGTTTCAACGCTTTCTCCGCCCCACATGA
- a CDS encoding nuclear transport factor 2 family protein, whose translation MTTTAQTKERLDLLMDWYCTLTRQSVRHIGQFYAPEVCFKDPFNDVQGVPAMMAIYEHMFDTTDDPRFVIDDRVVDGDQAFITWAFQFGLKGKPYVIIGSTHLKFNADGLVVLHRDYWDAAEELLQKLPVVGGLIRWLCSLFKTQI comes from the coding sequence ATGACAACAACTGCTCAGACCAAAGAACGACTCGATTTGCTGATGGACTGGTATTGCACGCTGACGCGACAGAGCGTGCGCCACATCGGCCAATTTTATGCCCCGGAGGTGTGCTTCAAGGATCCCTTCAACGACGTGCAGGGTGTTCCCGCGATGATGGCCATTTACGAGCACATGTTCGATACCACCGATGACCCGCGGTTTGTCATTGATGATCGCGTAGTTGACGGCGATCAGGCCTTTATCACCTGGGCATTTCAGTTTGGACTCAAGGGCAAGCCATATGTGATTATCGGTAGCACGCATCTGAAGTTCAACGCCGACGGACTGGTCGTCCTGCACCGTGATTACTGGGATGCTGCCGAAGAGCTTCTGCAAAAGCTGCCCGTGGTCGGAGGATTGATTCGTTGGTTATGCAGCCTCTTTAAAACGCAGATCTAG
- a CDS encoding phosphate/phosphite/phosphonate ABC transporter substrate-binding protein codes for MLRLFSAAAISFAIASIAVISSTTAAAAAECERPARLRMAFVPQGELQDDGAAMKPLFDDLERALRMPVEIITPASYGAVTEGLLAGALDVARLGPATYVSARKNDPQITPFATLLRMADGFSDGSTAAYYSMLIVRQHGPITSISGLKGKRLALADPDSTSGALIPLHVFSRQLGTSLDKYFSRIGYSGNHEQSVTAVLNKEVDAAFIASANLGSLIAAGKVKRSDIRVLWKSAPIPFDPFVYRGQLCDDIKKKIRAVFFNKKSANVQSTLSAIHAQEFVPAMDKNYNIIRDLP; via the coding sequence TTGCTGCGACTGTTTTCCGCAGCCGCGATATCGTTCGCAATCGCGTCCATCGCCGTCATCTCCAGCACGACTGCAGCGGCAGCAGCTGAATGTGAACGCCCTGCGCGACTGCGCATGGCATTTGTCCCTCAAGGTGAGTTGCAGGACGACGGCGCAGCCATGAAGCCATTGTTCGACGATCTGGAGCGCGCCTTGCGCATGCCCGTGGAAATCATCACCCCGGCCTCTTACGGCGCGGTGACGGAAGGTTTGTTGGCAGGTGCGCTGGACGTCGCCCGCCTTGGCCCTGCGACGTATGTTTCTGCGCGCAAGAACGACCCGCAAATTACGCCGTTCGCCACCTTGCTGCGCATGGCCGACGGCTTCAGCGACGGCAGCACTGCTGCGTATTACTCCATGCTGATCGTCCGTCAACACGGACCAATCACCTCGATCTCCGGATTGAAAGGAAAGCGCCTTGCGCTGGCGGATCCTGACAGCACCTCCGGCGCGCTGATTCCATTGCACGTCTTCTCACGCCAGCTCGGCACATCGCTGGATAAGTATTTCTCGCGCATTGGCTACTCCGGCAACCATGAACAGTCGGTCACCGCAGTATTGAACAAAGAAGTTGACGCGGCCTTTATCGCCAGCGCCAATCTCGGATCACTGATCGCCGCGGGTAAGGTCAAACGCTCCGATATCCGCGTGCTGTGGAAATCGGCGCCGATTCCTTTTGATCCCTTCGTCTATCGGGGGCAGCTGTGCGACGATATCAAGAAGAAGATCCGCGCGGTGTTTTTCAATAAAAAAAGCGCCAACGTGCAAAGCACGCTGAGCGCCATTCATGCCCAGGAATTCGTTCCTGCCATGGACAAGAACTACAACATCATTCGCGATCTTCCCTAG